A section of the Clostridium omnivorum genome encodes:
- a CDS encoding QueT transporter family protein: MNNKTRQVVFGGIIGALYAVMTILFAPISYSQVQVRIAEALTVLPFFSPYAVWGLFIGCIVSNLAGGLGIIDIVFGSLATLIAALITYYIGKSNIKFKTYLAPLPAVLVNAVIVAFVLKYTIQVPLFITMLWVALGESAACYILGLPLLLFIEKNKKIKSFLA; the protein is encoded by the coding sequence ATGAATAACAAAACTAGACAAGTTGTATTTGGAGGAATAATTGGTGCTCTTTATGCTGTAATGACCATATTGTTTGCTCCAATAAGCTATAGTCAAGTTCAAGTAAGAATAGCTGAAGCACTAACAGTTTTACCCTTCTTTTCACCCTATGCGGTTTGGGGACTTTTTATAGGCTGTATTGTTTCTAATTTAGCTGGTGGACTTGGAATTATTGATATTGTATTTGGTTCTCTAGCAACTCTAATTGCAGCACTTATAACCTATTATATTGGGAAAAGTAATATAAAGTTTAAAACTTATCTTGCACCACTTCCTGCAGTACTAGTAAATGCAGTTATTGTAGCATTCGTTTTAAAATATACTATTCAAGTTCCACTTTTTATAACTATGCTATGGGTCGCCTTAGGAGAATCCGCAGCTTGTTACATTTTAGGTCTTCCACTACTACTTTTTATTGAAAAGAACAAAAAAATTAAAAGTTTTTTAGCTTAG
- a CDS encoding DEAD/DEAH box helicase, whose product MENIKFSDLGINETVLKAINVMGFEEPSQIQAEAIPVALQGYDMIGQAQTGTGKTTAFGIPIISNLSAKRGEPQALILTPTRELAIQVTEELGRIAKFSRVSLIPIYGGQPIDRQIRSLSKGVDIIVGTPGRILDHIRRNTLKLSSIKFFVLDEADEMLDMGFKDDIEEVIKNLNEDRQTMLFSATMPNEIKKLASKYMKDDIKHIAIVKNTMTVSTVKQFYFEIKQKDRFESLCRILDVDEPQSSIIFCKTKKGVDELVEGMQARGYIVEGMHGDMGQNQRMNTLKKFKEGNLDFLVATDVAARGIDIENVSHVINYDLPQDAESYVHRIGRTGRANREGLAYSLVTPREYIVLKQIEKTTKSKIKRKEIPTIEDIYEIKHRNILNRVKETLLNDDYKEFIPLAAELDDEFNLVDVAAALMKNIFDKELTYDYTENSLSVESKIRLFLSVGRKDGVNPKSIIEFLTSTAEISKQEIGDITILDKFSFIDIPERFIEVLMKKSKGKKLNNRKVNIEIANKK is encoded by the coding sequence ATGGAAAATATTAAATTTAGCGACTTAGGTATTAACGAAACAGTTCTTAAAGCTATAAATGTTATGGGTTTTGAAGAACCTTCACAAATTCAAGCCGAAGCTATTCCTGTAGCTTTACAAGGCTATGATATGATAGGTCAGGCGCAAACTGGTACCGGCAAAACTACCGCTTTTGGTATTCCAATAATAAGTAACTTGAGTGCTAAAAGAGGTGAACCTCAAGCACTAATTCTTACTCCAACAAGAGAACTTGCAATTCAAGTTACTGAAGAACTTGGAAGAATAGCAAAATTTTCAAGAGTAAGTTTAATACCTATATATGGTGGTCAGCCAATAGATAGACAAATTAGATCCTTAAGCAAGGGTGTTGACATAATAGTAGGTACTCCTGGAAGAATACTTGACCATATAAGGAGAAACACTTTAAAGCTTAGCTCAATAAAGTTCTTTGTACTTGATGAAGCTGATGAAATGCTTGATATGGGATTCAAAGACGATATTGAAGAAGTAATTAAAAACTTAAACGAGGATAGACAGACAATGTTATTCTCAGCGACTATGCCAAACGAAATAAAAAAACTTGCTTCAAAGTATATGAAAGACGACATTAAGCATATTGCTATAGTAAAAAATACTATGACAGTTTCTACTGTTAAACAGTTCTACTTTGAGATAAAGCAAAAGGATAGATTTGAATCCCTGTGCAGAATTTTAGATGTTGATGAGCCACAAAGCTCCATCATCTTCTGTAAAACAAAAAAGGGTGTTGATGAGCTTGTAGAAGGTATGCAGGCTAGAGGTTACATTGTAGAAGGTATGCATGGTGATATGGGGCAAAACCAAAGAATGAATACTTTGAAAAAGTTCAAAGAAGGAAATTTAGATTTTCTTGTTGCTACAGATGTAGCAGCAAGAGGCATAGATATAGAAAATGTTAGCCATGTAATAAATTACGACCTGCCTCAAGATGCTGAATCCTATGTTCATAGAATAGGAAGAACAGGAAGAGCAAACAGAGAAGGCTTGGCTTACAGCCTTGTAACTCCAAGAGAATATATAGTTTTAAAACAAATTGAAAAAACTACAAAAAGTAAAATAAAGAGAAAAGAAATACCGACTATTGAAGATATTTATGAAATAAAACACAGAAATATATTAAACAGAGTTAAGGAAACCCTTTTAAATGATGATTATAAAGAGTTTATTCCTTTAGCTGCTGAGCTTGATGATGAATTCAATTTAGTAGACGTGGCTGCTGCTCTTATGAAAAATATATTTGATAAAGAGCTTACCTATGATTATACCGAAAACTCTTTATCTGTTGAATCTAAAATAAGATTATTTTTATCTGTTGGCAGAAAAGATGGTGTTAATCCAAAGAGCATTATAGAATTCCTTACTTCAACAGCAGAAATATCTAAACAAGAAATTGGTGATATTACTATTCTTGATAAATTCTCTTTTATAGATATTCCTGAGCGCTTTATAGAAGTTCTTATGAAAAAATCAAAAGGAAAGAAATTAAACAATAGAAAAGTTAATATTGAAATAGCAAATAAAAAATAA